Proteins encoded within one genomic window of Bacillus sp. F19:
- a CDS encoding MEDS domain-containing protein, with product MNVESKNYAVYKRITASSGGHIFYYFHDEKRYIKNTVSYILAGIEQGDCVLIIENERIFPSVYKKIQRLLTEEQLTMIHYINNFDFCCLNGDFHSETILDYVSSILDPYITKNISIRT from the coding sequence ATGAACGTTGAATCAAAAAATTATGCAGTTTACAAGAGAATTACAGCTTCATCTGGCGGTCATATTTTTTATTATTTTCATGATGAAAAACGGTATATTAAAAATACGGTTTCCTATATTCTTGCAGGCATTGAACAAGGGGACTGTGTTCTTATCATTGAAAATGAAAGAATATTTCCTTCTGTATACAAGAAAATTCAACGTCTTTTGACAGAAGAACAGCTTACTATGATCCATTATATAAATAATTTTGATTTCTGCTGTTTGAATGGTGATTTCCATTCTGAAACAATACTAGATTATGTTTCTTCTATTTTAGATCCATATATTACAAAAAATATTTCTATCCGGACTTAG
- a CDS encoding peptidoglycan-binding protein, translated as MSLEAKAYSCNGRSSWSGSTRSETEGYQWIINTSDKGYVKSGVSIYGVVLSNTVIDFSTSFIVKNGYSGNKSSNVASIQRTLACLGYSPGAADGIFGSQTERAVKEFQADKGLPADGIVGKDTYYCLSTARY; from the coding sequence ATGTCATTAGAGGCAAAAGCGTATTCATGCAATGGAAGAAGTTCATGGTCAGGAAGTACACGTTCAGAAACAGAAGGGTATCAATGGATAATCAATACTTCGGACAAAGGCTATGTCAAATCTGGAGTATCCATTTACGGAGTAGTCCTGAGCAACACAGTTATTGATTTCAGCACTTCCTTTATCGTCAAAAATGGCTATTCAGGCAACAAATCATCTAATGTAGCAAGCATTCAAAGAACGCTTGCATGCCTTGGCTATTCACCGGGCGCTGCTGATGGGATCTTCGGAAGCCAGACAGAACGGGCAGTGAAGGAATTTCAGGCTGACAAAGGCCTTCCTGCTGACGGAATTGTGGGCAAGGATACATATTATTGCTTATCAACTGCCAGATACTAA
- a CDS encoding ABC transporter ATP-binding protein, translating into MTQYALEVQSLTKKIGKKTIVDDVSFQVEKGEIFGLLGPNGAGKTTIIRMIVNLINRTGGNVIINGHNLDDSFKEAMSEIGAIVENPEFYKYMSGLKNIRHYERMAVKDISEKRRNEVIELVGLQHAMHQKVKTYSLGMRQRLGVAQSLLHNPSVLIFDEPTNGLDPQGIREFRDYLRKLADDGISVLVSSHLLSEMQLMCDRFAIIEKGKLIHISSMHDSMEESKEMTREVVFEVSDSSEAAILIKEKGLYEGVIEANGDQLKLHLDKEKTMVINQLLVQNGIGVYGIVSHKATLEDRFLELTNKEKKEQMQ; encoded by the coding sequence ATGACGCAGTATGCACTTGAAGTGCAGTCTCTGACAAAGAAGATCGGCAAAAAAACAATCGTGGATGATGTCAGCTTTCAAGTAGAAAAAGGAGAGATTTTTGGCCTGCTTGGCCCTAATGGAGCCGGAAAAACAACGATCATCCGAATGATTGTCAATTTGATTAACCGCACTGGCGGGAATGTCATCATCAATGGCCATAATCTCGATGATTCCTTCAAGGAAGCGATGAGCGAGATTGGCGCAATCGTTGAGAACCCGGAGTTTTACAAATATATGAGCGGATTAAAAAACATCCGTCATTATGAACGAATGGCTGTAAAAGATATTTCGGAAAAACGCAGAAACGAAGTCATTGAACTTGTAGGACTTCAGCATGCGATGCATCAAAAGGTAAAAACATATTCACTTGGCATGCGCCAGCGTCTCGGAGTTGCGCAGTCTTTATTACATAATCCCTCTGTTTTAATTTTTGACGAGCCCACAAATGGCCTTGATCCCCAGGGAATCAGAGAGTTCAGAGATTATTTGCGCAAACTTGCAGACGATGGGATTTCTGTACTTGTCTCTTCTCATCTGCTTTCTGAGATGCAGCTGATGTGCGACCGGTTTGCGATTATTGAAAAAGGAAAATTGATTCATATCTCATCCATGCATGATTCAATGGAAGAGAGCAAAGAAATGACGCGAGAAGTTGTTTTTGAAGTAAGCGACAGCTCTGAGGCGGCCATTCTCATTAAAGAAAAAGGCTTATATGAAGGTGTGATTGAAGCAAATGGCGATCAGCTTAAGCTTCATTTGGATAAGGAAAAGACGATGGTCATCAACCAGCTGCTCGTTCAAAACGGAATCGGCGTTTACGGAATCGTGAGCCATAAAGCTACACTTGAAGACCGCTTTTTAGAGCTGACGAACAAAGAGAAAAAGGAGCAAATGCAATGA
- a CDS encoding MEDS domain-containing protein: protein MSSLELISVCAYDADRVPDSLKESLLRSHGYLMTDEEFKKQTIEQDK from the coding sequence GTGTCTTCACTGGAACTAATCTCAGTGTGTGCCTATGATGCAGACAGAGTGCCTGACTCGCTTAAGGAATCATTATTGAGGTCTCACGGATATCTAATGACAGATGAAGAATTCAAGAAGCAGACTATTGAACAAGATAAATAA
- a CDS encoding ABC transporter permease, whose protein sequence is MIGLIQNEWMKIFSKVSSWIYLILIVMIVSSAAFIDYKFTEKPSEDWRQDVQAEITQLQQEMKELPEEEREWQQMQISEKQLYLQEDINPNAKSTWHFLNNIVFMITSVVTLFAVIVCSANVASEFSDGTIKQLLIRPHRRWKVLLSKYIAATLYSLLLLLVLLTAGYLAGLIMFGAGDYSERMFEISMDGQMNPENIVAVGDQAVLKLLYFLPSLFIVTAIAFMLSTLFKSQALAVGIGIFVLFFSSTIGGVILFVAKKYTWTKFLIFPHMDLTVYAYQDKILDTITLPISLLILAIYYAVFMTVTFVYFQKRDISI, encoded by the coding sequence ATGATTGGACTAATACAAAATGAATGGATGAAAATCTTTTCGAAAGTGTCCAGCTGGATTTATCTTATATTAATAGTCATGATCGTATCAAGCGCTGCTTTTATTGATTATAAGTTTACAGAAAAACCAAGCGAAGACTGGCGTCAGGATGTTCAGGCAGAAATCACTCAGCTGCAGCAGGAAATGAAAGAGCTGCCTGAAGAAGAACGGGAATGGCAGCAAATGCAAATCAGCGAAAAGCAGCTGTATTTGCAGGAAGATATAAATCCCAACGCCAAGAGCACGTGGCATTTTCTAAATAATATTGTCTTTATGATCACTTCTGTCGTTACATTGTTTGCGGTTATTGTGTGCAGTGCCAACGTTGCTTCTGAATTTTCGGATGGCACCATCAAACAGCTGCTGATCAGGCCGCATAGAAGATGGAAGGTATTGCTTTCAAAATACATCGCAGCGACGCTTTATTCGCTTCTTCTTTTGCTCGTGCTGCTGACTGCCGGTTATTTAGCAGGTCTAATCATGTTTGGCGCAGGCGACTATAGTGAAAGAATGTTTGAGATTTCGATGGATGGTCAAATGAATCCTGAAAATATCGTCGCTGTAGGCGATCAAGCTGTGCTGAAGCTGCTTTATTTCCTGCCAAGTTTATTCATTGTGACTGCCATTGCTTTTATGCTGTCGACTTTATTTAAAAGTCAGGCGCTTGCCGTTGGCATCGGAATCTTTGTTCTCTTTTTCTCTTCGACAATCGGAGGCGTCATTCTTTTCGTAGCTAAAAAATACACATGGACGAAATTTTTAATTTTTCCTCACATGGATTTGACCGTTTATGCTTATCAGGATAAAATCCTTGATACAATTACGCTGCCAATCTCCTTGCTGATTTTGGCCATCTATTATGCGGTATTTATGACGGTGACATTTGTTTATTTCCAGAAAAGAGATATTAGCATATAA
- a CDS encoding lamin tail domain-containing protein: MKNTCLYRKFGPLFLAGLLLASNFPASFHSAKAEKVSQSKLIINEVYGGGGKASKVSFKNDFIELYNPTNEDLSLEGYLLTYTNSTGDTVQTYEFNENHVVKANDYFLLRGEAAIGNEGDKGYGKIFEADVYFDAPEAGIGMSDEKGNVELKKGEDVIDAVSYGEPKMVKGEGTPVKGLTFETAARRIAFKDTNDNRTDFEAAAPSPTISGKKEGDVSLIDTMKITDVKSEIEIAGKLVTVEGTVSAANVKVNADAMPVTYIQDATGGIAAAGLDAKKGQRVRVTGMVQEDNGTRRLLTQETVLLDEKESDVAEMPVSAKDASSNEGSLVSVTGEITAKTDDTLTIDDILTVYVDASIGTAQDYKTGDFITASGIIALDEQKQPRLIVSSLGNIMINEAKLPDTLQLKKIAGFSTGVTDEDGGVAEIVKYNPDNKKFYVINGKSQTIDIVLLDGLTSEEGQELKKEKSLNIADAVNTDSFKYGDVTSIDINTEQKVIAAAVQEADYTKAGKIAVMDYDGNILKTFDAGIQPDG; this comes from the coding sequence ATGAAAAACACATGTCTGTATCGTAAATTCGGCCCATTGTTTTTAGCAGGTCTATTACTTGCTTCGAATTTTCCGGCAAGTTTTCATTCGGCAAAAGCTGAAAAGGTATCTCAGTCGAAACTGATCATCAATGAGGTATACGGCGGCGGGGGCAAGGCTTCTAAGGTTTCTTTTAAAAATGATTTTATTGAGCTTTATAATCCAACGAATGAAGATCTTTCACTTGAAGGATATCTTCTTACTTATACAAACAGCACCGGGGATACAGTGCAAACGTACGAATTTAATGAGAATCATGTGGTAAAAGCAAATGATTATTTCCTTCTTCGAGGCGAAGCAGCGATTGGAAATGAAGGCGATAAAGGTTACGGTAAGATTTTTGAAGCGGACGTATATTTTGATGCTCCTGAAGCAGGAATCGGGATGAGCGATGAGAAAGGCAATGTTGAGCTGAAAAAAGGGGAAGATGTGATTGATGCAGTAAGCTATGGAGAGCCAAAAATGGTTAAAGGGGAAGGTACTCCTGTCAAGGGCTTAACGTTTGAAACAGCAGCAAGAAGAATTGCTTTTAAAGATACGAACGATAACCGCACAGACTTTGAAGCCGCCGCTCCCTCCCCTACAATATCAGGTAAAAAGGAAGGCGACGTTTCACTGATTGACACTATGAAAATTACTGATGTGAAATCAGAAATAGAGATTGCAGGTAAACTAGTTACTGTAGAAGGTACGGTGTCTGCTGCAAACGTAAAGGTCAATGCAGATGCCATGCCGGTCACATATATTCAGGATGCGACCGGAGGAATAGCAGCTGCAGGTCTTGATGCAAAGAAAGGGCAGCGTGTCCGTGTAACAGGGATGGTTCAAGAAGATAATGGAACTCGTAGATTATTAACACAGGAAACTGTACTTTTGGATGAAAAAGAATCAGATGTTGCTGAGATGCCGGTTTCTGCAAAGGATGCCTCATCTAATGAAGGCTCTCTTGTCAGCGTGACTGGGGAAATCACAGCCAAAACAGATGATACACTGACGATTGACGATATTTTGACTGTCTATGTTGATGCTTCGATTGGAACAGCACAGGATTATAAAACAGGAGATTTCATTACCGCATCTGGAATCATCGCTTTAGATGAACAAAAGCAGCCGCGCCTGATTGTAAGCAGCCTTGGAAATATTATGATTAATGAGGCGAAGCTGCCAGATACGCTTCAGCTTAAAAAGATAGCCGGATTCAGCACAGGTGTGACGGACGAAGATGGCGGAGTGGCAGAGATTGTGAAATACAATCCTGATAACAAGAAGTTTTACGTCATTAATGGGAAGAGCCAAACGATCGATATTGTCCTTTTAGATGGCTTAACTTCTGAAGAAGGCCAAGAGCTGAAAAAGGAAAAATCACTTAATATTGCGGATGCCGTGAACACGGATTCCTTTAAGTACGGCGATGTAACAAGTATTGATATTAATACTGAACAGAAGGTGATAGCTGCCGCTGTCCAAGAGGCAGACTATACCAAAGCCGGCAAAATAGCCGTAATGGATTATGACGGAAATATTTTAAAAACGTTTGATGCCGGAATTCAGCCAGATGGGTGA
- a CDS encoding sigma-70 family RNA polymerase sigma factor has product MNVEQLIEAHRPRMERTIRKLIKNPSLVDDILQDASIKIFRYFSDKEKEYPENIEAWITILSKNTTYDHLRKMKRNQDTVQHVSEEYKHHISISTETPERAFLSKEMIGEVKEVFQTLDQETKNILILRNQGRSYEEIAASLKISLAKVKTRVFRGRKKLMDALKSKGVL; this is encoded by the coding sequence GTGAATGTTGAACAACTGATTGAAGCACACCGTCCCAGAATGGAGAGGACCATCAGGAAGTTAATCAAGAATCCTTCTCTAGTCGATGACATCCTTCAAGATGCTTCAATTAAAATCTTTCGGTACTTTTCAGACAAAGAGAAAGAATATCCTGAAAATATCGAAGCTTGGATTACGATTCTGTCAAAAAACACAACCTATGACCATTTACGAAAAATGAAACGAAATCAGGACACTGTACAGCATGTGAGTGAAGAATACAAGCACCACATCAGCATAAGCACAGAAACTCCTGAACGGGCATTTTTGTCGAAAGAAATGATCGGCGAGGTTAAAGAAGTTTTTCAGACACTTGATCAGGAAACAAAGAATATTCTCATCTTAAGAAATCAAGGCCGTTCATACGAAGAAATAGCCGCAAGCCTAAAAATTTCCCTTGCAAAGGTAAAGACAAGAGTATTTAGGGGCCGCAAAAAATTAATGGACGCTCTTAAAAGTAAGGGGGTGCTATAA
- a CDS encoding STAS domain-containing protein codes for MHRNQKFYNYLQQRAHHLTEEWYESLDKSKTGGVYTSNDPEVIKELKAQNQEFHQRFIQVFAEEDINFMELFEEWIEKIAKDGEHLNTPIQFIIKEFMRTRSQYLDEVCTFAGLYPDEYSQEQFNAWKDLIVRAHDRVIFHYVEETQKTADRQLKAQQEMIYELSSPVIKLQDDTALLPLVGDIDTARAKMVLENTLKQCSEKRVSHLFIDLSGVVMIDTMVAHQIFQLIDALNMIGIKTTLSGIRPEIALTSMQLGLSFDNISIKSTLSQALASKPDK; via the coding sequence GTGCACAGAAACCAGAAATTCTATAATTATTTGCAGCAGCGTGCGCATCATTTAACAGAAGAGTGGTATGAGTCCCTCGATAAATCGAAAACAGGCGGAGTGTACACATCGAATGATCCTGAAGTCATTAAAGAGCTGAAGGCGCAAAACCAGGAATTTCATCAGAGATTTATTCAGGTATTTGCCGAGGAAGACATAAATTTTATGGAGCTCTTTGAAGAATGGATCGAGAAAATCGCTAAGGACGGTGAGCATTTAAATACACCGATCCAGTTTATTATTAAAGAATTTATGAGAACGCGAAGCCAGTATTTAGATGAAGTATGTACATTTGCGGGTCTCTATCCTGATGAATACTCACAAGAGCAGTTTAATGCCTGGAAGGATTTAATCGTCAGAGCACATGACAGAGTCATCTTTCATTACGTTGAAGAAACACAAAAAACGGCTGACCGCCAATTAAAAGCTCAACAGGAAATGATTTATGAGCTCAGTTCGCCTGTTATCAAACTTCAAGATGATACAGCCTTGCTTCCGCTTGTTGGAGATATTGACACAGCACGAGCTAAAATGGTTCTTGAAAATACGTTAAAACAATGTTCCGAAAAAAGAGTTTCTCATTTGTTTATTGATCTATCAGGAGTAGTTATGATTGATACAATGGTAGCGCATCAAATTTTTCAATTGATTGATGCGTTGAATATGATCGGAATTAAGACAACATTGTCAGGCATACGCCCTGAAATCGCGCTCACTTCCATGCAGCTTGGTCTGTCGTTTGACAATATTTCAATTAAATCAACGTTATCTCAAGCTCTTGCTTCTAAGCCTGATAAATAA
- a CDS encoding choice-of-anchor I family protein codes for MEPEYIALSKDGSKEYVSLQENNAIASIDVATGKVISVKSLGYKDHSLSGNELDAARNDKIEIERLPVLGAYMPDSITQVEIGGISYLVTANEGDATEWEEFENIADFSDVKESISLKSNLFKGMSPEEAESAFDKMKNSGDYDKLEVLTDRGTDAIYTLGGRSFSIWKADTMELVYDSGSDFEKITAQRYPEVFNWSNDDSAFEKRSAKKGPEPEDVKIGMIGNEVFAFVGLERIGGMMAYNISNPESSQFANYINTRDFSKAIAGDVAHEGLEFVPAEKSPTGRPLVLYR; via the coding sequence TTGGAGCCTGAATATATTGCCTTGTCTAAAGACGGAAGCAAAGAGTATGTTTCTCTTCAAGAAAACAATGCCATTGCTTCGATTGATGTGGCCACAGGCAAAGTGATATCGGTTAAATCTCTTGGTTATAAGGATCATTCACTTTCTGGGAATGAGCTTGATGCAGCACGAAATGACAAAATTGAGATTGAAAGACTTCCGGTCTTAGGTGCTTATATGCCTGATTCTATTACACAAGTAGAAATCGGAGGTATTAGCTATCTCGTTACGGCAAATGAAGGTGATGCAACAGAGTGGGAAGAGTTTGAAAACATCGCCGACTTTTCAGATGTGAAAGAAAGCATCTCCCTTAAATCTAATCTTTTTAAAGGAATGTCACCCGAGGAAGCAGAATCGGCTTTTGATAAAATGAAGAACTCAGGAGATTACGATAAGCTTGAAGTTCTTACTGATCGAGGCACCGACGCGATCTATACACTCGGCGGAAGATCATTCTCCATTTGGAAGGCAGACACGATGGAGCTTGTTTACGACAGCGGAAGCGATTTTGAAAAAATAACGGCACAGCGCTATCCTGAGGTTTTTAACTGGTCAAACGATGATTCGGCGTTTGAGAAACGCAGTGCGAAAAAAGGACCTGAGCCAGAGGATGTCAAAATCGGCATGATCGGAAATGAAGTATTTGCATTTGTAGGCCTTGAGAGGATCGGCGGAATGATGGCGTACAACATTTCAAATCCTGAAAGCTCTCAATTTGCGAATTACATCAATACTAGAGACTTTTCAAAGGCAATTGCCGGCGACGTTGCCCATGAAGGTCTGGAATTTGTACCTGCAGAGAAGAGTCCGACAGGCCGACCGCTTGTTCTATATCGGTAA